One region of Gorilla gorilla gorilla isolate KB3781 chromosome 15, NHGRI_mGorGor1-v2.1_pri, whole genome shotgun sequence genomic DNA includes:
- the LRFN5 gene encoding leucine-rich repeat and fibronectin type-III domain-containing protein 5 isoform X4 gives MEKILFYLFFIGIAVKAQICPKRCVCQILSPNLATLCAKKGLLFVPPNIDRRTVELRLADNFVTNIKRKDFANMTSLVDLTLSRNTISFITPHAFADLRNLRALHLNSNRLTKITNDMFSGLSNLHHLILNNNQLTLISSTAFDDVFALEELDLSYNNLETIPWDAVEKMVSLHTLSLDHNMIDNIPKGTFSHLHKMTRLDVTSNKLQKLPPDPLFQRAQVLATSGIISPSTFALSFGGNPLHCNCELLWLRRLSREDDLETCASPPLLTGRYFWSIPEEEFLCEPPLITRHTHEMRVLEGQRATLRCKARGDPEPAIHWISPEGKLISNATRSLVYDNGTLDILITTVKDTGAFTCIASNPAGEATQIVDLHIIKLPHLLNSTNHIHEPDPGSSDISTSTKSGSNTSSSNGDTKLSQDKIVVAEATSSTALLKFNFQRNIPGIRMFQIQYNGTYDDTLVYRCFAD, from the exons AtggaaaaaattcttttttatctgtttttcatTGGCATAGCAGTGAAAGCTCAGATCTGTCCAAAGCGTTGTGTCTGTCAGATTTTGTCTCCTAATCTTGCAACCCTTTGTGCCAAGAAAGGGCTTTTATTTGTTCCACCAAACATTGACAGAAGAACTGTGGAACTGCGGTTGGCAGACAATTTTGTtacaaatattaaaaggaaagatTTTGCCAATATGACCAGCTTGGTGGACCTGACTCTATCCAGGAATACAATAAGTTTTATTACACCTCATGCTTTCGCTGACCTACGAAATTTGAGGGCTTTGCATTTGAATAGCAACAGATTGACTAAAATTACAAATGATATGTTCAGTGGTCTTTCCAATCTTCATCATTTGATACTGAACAACAATCAGCTGACTTTAATTTCCTCTACAGCGTTTGATGATGTCTTCGCCCTTGAGGAGCTGGATCTGTCCTATAATAATCTAGAAACCAttccttgggatgctgttgagaAGATGGTTAGCTTGCATACCCTTAGTTTGGATCACAATATGATAGATAACATTCCTAAGGGGACCTTCTCCCATTTGCACAAGATGACTCGGTTAGATGTGACATCAAATAAATTGCAGAAGCTACCACCTGACCCTCTCTTTCAGCGAGCTCAGGTACTAGCAACCTCAGGAATCATAAGCCCATCTACTTTTGCATTAAGTTTTGGTGGAAACCCCTTGcattgcaattgtgaattgttgTGGTTGAGGCGTCTGTCCAGAGAAGATGACTTAGAGACCTGTGCTTCTCCTCCACTTTTAACTGGCCGCTACTTTTGGTCAATTCCTGAAGAAGAGTTTTTGTGTGAGCCTCCTCTCATTACTCGTCATACACATGAGATGAGAGTCCTGGAGGGACAAAGGGCAACACTGAGGTGCAAAGCCAGGGGAGACCCTGAGCCTGCAATTCACTGGATTTCTCCTGAAGGGAAGCTTATTTCAAATGCAACAAGATCTCTGGTGTATGATAACGGAACACTTGACATTCTTATCACAACTGTAAAGGATACAGGTGCTTTTACCTGCATTGCTTCCAATCCTGCTGGGGAAGCAACACAAATAGTGGATCTTCATATAATTAAGCTCCCTCACTTACTAAATAGTACAAACCATATCCATGAGCCTGATCCTGGTTCTTCAGATATCTCAACTTCTACCAAATCAGGTTCTAATACAAGCAGTAGTAATGGTGATACTAAATTGAGTCAAGATAAAATTGTGGTGGCAGAAGCTACATCATCAACGGCActacttaaatttaattttcaaagaaatatcCCCGGGATACGTATGTTTCAAATCCAGTACAATGGTACTTATGATGACACCCTTGTTTACAG ATGCTTTGCTGACTAA
- the LRFN5 gene encoding leucine-rich repeat and fibronectin type-III domain-containing protein 5 isoform X3 — protein MEKILFYLFFIGIAVKAQICPKRCVCQILSPNLATLCAKKGLLFVPPNIDRRTVELRLADNFVTNIKRKDFANMTSLVDLTLSRNTISFITPHAFADLRNLRALHLNSNRLTKITNDMFSGLSNLHHLILNNNQLTLISSTAFDDVFALEELDLSYNNLETIPWDAVEKMVSLHTLSLDHNMIDNIPKGTFSHLHKMTRLDVTSNKLQKLPPDPLFQRAQVLATSGIISPSTFALSFGGNPLHCNCELLWLRRLSREDDLETCASPPLLTGRYFWSIPEEEFLCEPPLITRHTHEMRVLEGQRATLRCKARGDPEPAIHWISPEGKLISNATRSLVYDNGTLDILITTVKDTGAFTCIASNPAGEATQIVDLHIIKLPHLLNSTNHIHEPDPGSSDISTSTKSGSNTSSSNGDTKLSQDKIVVAEATSSTALLKFNFQRNIPGIRMFQIQYNGTYDDTLVYRKPRWEAIPLSQ, from the exons AtggaaaaaattcttttttatctgtttttcatTGGCATAGCAGTGAAAGCTCAGATCTGTCCAAAGCGTTGTGTCTGTCAGATTTTGTCTCCTAATCTTGCAACCCTTTGTGCCAAGAAAGGGCTTTTATTTGTTCCACCAAACATTGACAGAAGAACTGTGGAACTGCGGTTGGCAGACAATTTTGTtacaaatattaaaaggaaagatTTTGCCAATATGACCAGCTTGGTGGACCTGACTCTATCCAGGAATACAATAAGTTTTATTACACCTCATGCTTTCGCTGACCTACGAAATTTGAGGGCTTTGCATTTGAATAGCAACAGATTGACTAAAATTACAAATGATATGTTCAGTGGTCTTTCCAATCTTCATCATTTGATACTGAACAACAATCAGCTGACTTTAATTTCCTCTACAGCGTTTGATGATGTCTTCGCCCTTGAGGAGCTGGATCTGTCCTATAATAATCTAGAAACCAttccttgggatgctgttgagaAGATGGTTAGCTTGCATACCCTTAGTTTGGATCACAATATGATAGATAACATTCCTAAGGGGACCTTCTCCCATTTGCACAAGATGACTCGGTTAGATGTGACATCAAATAAATTGCAGAAGCTACCACCTGACCCTCTCTTTCAGCGAGCTCAGGTACTAGCAACCTCAGGAATCATAAGCCCATCTACTTTTGCATTAAGTTTTGGTGGAAACCCCTTGcattgcaattgtgaattgttgTGGTTGAGGCGTCTGTCCAGAGAAGATGACTTAGAGACCTGTGCTTCTCCTCCACTTTTAACTGGCCGCTACTTTTGGTCAATTCCTGAAGAAGAGTTTTTGTGTGAGCCTCCTCTCATTACTCGTCATACACATGAGATGAGAGTCCTGGAGGGACAAAGGGCAACACTGAGGTGCAAAGCCAGGGGAGACCCTGAGCCTGCAATTCACTGGATTTCTCCTGAAGGGAAGCTTATTTCAAATGCAACAAGATCTCTGGTGTATGATAACGGAACACTTGACATTCTTATCACAACTGTAAAGGATACAGGTGCTTTTACCTGCATTGCTTCCAATCCTGCTGGGGAAGCAACACAAATAGTGGATCTTCATATAATTAAGCTCCCTCACTTACTAAATAGTACAAACCATATCCATGAGCCTGATCCTGGTTCTTCAGATATCTCAACTTCTACCAAATCAGGTTCTAATACAAGCAGTAGTAATGGTGATACTAAATTGAGTCAAGATAAAATTGTGGTGGCAGAAGCTACATCATCAACGGCActacttaaatttaattttcaaagaaatatcCCCGGGATACGTATGTTTCAAATCCAGTACAATGGTACTTATGATGACACCCTTGTTTACAG GAAGCCACGTTGGGAGGCTATACCATTATCCCAATGA
- the LRFN5 gene encoding leucine-rich repeat and fibronectin type-III domain-containing protein 5 isoform X2, translated as MEKILFYLFFIGIAVKAQICPKRCVCQILSPNLATLCAKKGLLFVPPNIDRRTVELRLADNFVTNIKRKDFANMTSLVDLTLSRNTISFITPHAFADLRNLRALHLNSNRLTKITNDMFSGLSNLHHLILNNNQLTLISSTAFDDVFALEELDLSYNNLETIPWDAVEKMVSLHTLSLDHNMIDNIPKGTFSHLHKMTRLDVTSNKLQKLPPDPLFQRAQVLATSGIISPSTFALSFGGNPLHCNCELLWLRRLSREDDLETCASPPLLTGRYFWSIPEEEFLCEPPLITRHTHEMRVLEGQRATLRCKARGDPEPAIHWISPEGKLISNATRSLVYDNGTLDILITTVKDTGAFTCIASNPAGEATQIVDLHIIKLPHLLNSTNHIHEPDPGSSDISTSTKSGSNTSSSNGDTKLSQDKIVVAEATSSTALLKFNFQRNIPGIRMFQIQYNGTYDDTLVYRMIPPTSKTFLVNNLAAGTMYDLCVLAIYDDGITSLTATRVVGCIQFTTEQDYVRCHFMQSQFLGGTMIIIIGGIIVASVLVFIIILMIRYKVCNNNGQHKVTKVSNVYSQTNGAQIQGCSVTLPQSVSKQAVGHEENAQCCKAASDNVIQSSETCSSQDSSTTTSALPPSWTSSTSVSQKQKRKTGTKPSTEPQNEAVTNVESQNTNRNNSTALQLASRPPDSVTEGPTSKRAHIKPNALLTNVDQIVKETQRLELI; from the exons AtggaaaaaattcttttttatctgtttttcatTGGCATAGCAGTGAAAGCTCAGATCTGTCCAAAGCGTTGTGTCTGTCAGATTTTGTCTCCTAATCTTGCAACCCTTTGTGCCAAGAAAGGGCTTTTATTTGTTCCACCAAACATTGACAGAAGAACTGTGGAACTGCGGTTGGCAGACAATTTTGTtacaaatattaaaaggaaagatTTTGCCAATATGACCAGCTTGGTGGACCTGACTCTATCCAGGAATACAATAAGTTTTATTACACCTCATGCTTTCGCTGACCTACGAAATTTGAGGGCTTTGCATTTGAATAGCAACAGATTGACTAAAATTACAAATGATATGTTCAGTGGTCTTTCCAATCTTCATCATTTGATACTGAACAACAATCAGCTGACTTTAATTTCCTCTACAGCGTTTGATGATGTCTTCGCCCTTGAGGAGCTGGATCTGTCCTATAATAATCTAGAAACCAttccttgggatgctgttgagaAGATGGTTAGCTTGCATACCCTTAGTTTGGATCACAATATGATAGATAACATTCCTAAGGGGACCTTCTCCCATTTGCACAAGATGACTCGGTTAGATGTGACATCAAATAAATTGCAGAAGCTACCACCTGACCCTCTCTTTCAGCGAGCTCAGGTACTAGCAACCTCAGGAATCATAAGCCCATCTACTTTTGCATTAAGTTTTGGTGGAAACCCCTTGcattgcaattgtgaattgttgTGGTTGAGGCGTCTGTCCAGAGAAGATGACTTAGAGACCTGTGCTTCTCCTCCACTTTTAACTGGCCGCTACTTTTGGTCAATTCCTGAAGAAGAGTTTTTGTGTGAGCCTCCTCTCATTACTCGTCATACACATGAGATGAGAGTCCTGGAGGGACAAAGGGCAACACTGAGGTGCAAAGCCAGGGGAGACCCTGAGCCTGCAATTCACTGGATTTCTCCTGAAGGGAAGCTTATTTCAAATGCAACAAGATCTCTGGTGTATGATAACGGAACACTTGACATTCTTATCACAACTGTAAAGGATACAGGTGCTTTTACCTGCATTGCTTCCAATCCTGCTGGGGAAGCAACACAAATAGTGGATCTTCATATAATTAAGCTCCCTCACTTACTAAATAGTACAAACCATATCCATGAGCCTGATCCTGGTTCTTCAGATATCTCAACTTCTACCAAATCAGGTTCTAATACAAGCAGTAGTAATGGTGATACTAAATTGAGTCAAGATAAAATTGTGGTGGCAGAAGCTACATCATCAACGGCActacttaaatttaattttcaaagaaatatcCCCGGGATACGTATGTTTCAAATCCAGTACAATGGTACTTATGATGACACCCTTGTTTACAG AATGATACCTCCTACGAGCAAAACTTTTCTGGTCAATAATCTGGCTGCTGGAACTATGTATGACTTGTGTGTCTTGGCCATATATGATGATGGCATCACTTCCCTCACTGCCACAAGAGTCGTGGGTTGCATCCAGTTTACTACGGAACAGGATTATGTGCGTTGCCATTTCATGCAGTCCCAGTTTTTGGGAGGCaccatgattattattattggtgGAATCATTGTAGCATCTGTGTTGGTATTCATCATTATTCTGATGATCCGGTATAAGGTTTGCAACAATAATGGGCAACACAAGGTCACCAAGGTTAGCAATGTTTATTCTCAAACTAACGGGGCTCAAATACAAGGCTGTAGTGTAACGCTGCCCCAGTCCGTGTCCAAACAAGCTGTGGGACACGAAGAGAATGCCCAGTGTTGTAAAGCTGCCAGTGACAATGTGATTCAATCTTCAGAAACTTGTTCGAGTCAGGACTCCTCTACCACTACCTCTGCTTTGCCTCCTTCCTGGACTTCAAGCACTTCTGTGTcccaaaagcagaaaagaaagactGGCACAAAGCCAAGTACAGAACCACAGAATGAAGCCGTCACAAATGTTGAATCCCAAAACACTAACAGGAACAACTCAACTGCCTTGCAGTTAGCTAGCCGACCTCCCGATTCTGTCACAGAGGGGCCCACGTCTAAAAGAGCACATATAAAGCCAA ATGCTTTGCTGACTAATGTTGACCAGATTGTCAAGGAAACACAG AGGCTGGAGTTAATCTGA
- the LRFN5 gene encoding leucine-rich repeat and fibronectin type-III domain-containing protein 5 isoform X1: MEKILFYLFFIGIAVKAQICPKRCVCQILSPNLATLCAKKGLLFVPPNIDRRTVELRLADNFVTNIKRKDFANMTSLVDLTLSRNTISFITPHAFADLRNLRALHLNSNRLTKITNDMFSGLSNLHHLILNNNQLTLISSTAFDDVFALEELDLSYNNLETIPWDAVEKMVSLHTLSLDHNMIDNIPKGTFSHLHKMTRLDVTSNKLQKLPPDPLFQRAQVLATSGIISPSTFALSFGGNPLHCNCELLWLRRLSREDDLETCASPPLLTGRYFWSIPEEEFLCEPPLITRHTHEMRVLEGQRATLRCKARGDPEPAIHWISPEGKLISNATRSLVYDNGTLDILITTVKDTGAFTCIASNPAGEATQIVDLHIIKLPHLLNSTNHIHEPDPGSSDISTSTKSGSNTSSSNGDTKLSQDKIVVAEATSSTALLKFNFQRNIPGIRMFQIQYNGTYDDTLVYRMIPPTSKTFLVNNLAAGTMYDLCVLAIYDDGITSLTATRVVGCIQFTTEQDYVRCHFMQSQFLGGTMIIIIGGIIVASVLVFIIILMIRYKVCNNNGQHKVTKVSNVYSQTNGAQIQGCSVTLPQSVSKQAVGHEENAQCCKAASDNVIQSSETCSSQDSSTTTSALPPSWTSSTSVSQKQKRKTGTKPSTEPQNEAVTNVESQNTNRNNSTALQLASRPPDSVTEGPTSKRAHIKPSKFITLPAERSRARHKYSLNGELKEYYCYINSPSTCGLFPKRSMSMNVMFIQSDCSDGHSGKATLKF, from the exons AtggaaaaaattcttttttatctgtttttcatTGGCATAGCAGTGAAAGCTCAGATCTGTCCAAAGCGTTGTGTCTGTCAGATTTTGTCTCCTAATCTTGCAACCCTTTGTGCCAAGAAAGGGCTTTTATTTGTTCCACCAAACATTGACAGAAGAACTGTGGAACTGCGGTTGGCAGACAATTTTGTtacaaatattaaaaggaaagatTTTGCCAATATGACCAGCTTGGTGGACCTGACTCTATCCAGGAATACAATAAGTTTTATTACACCTCATGCTTTCGCTGACCTACGAAATTTGAGGGCTTTGCATTTGAATAGCAACAGATTGACTAAAATTACAAATGATATGTTCAGTGGTCTTTCCAATCTTCATCATTTGATACTGAACAACAATCAGCTGACTTTAATTTCCTCTACAGCGTTTGATGATGTCTTCGCCCTTGAGGAGCTGGATCTGTCCTATAATAATCTAGAAACCAttccttgggatgctgttgagaAGATGGTTAGCTTGCATACCCTTAGTTTGGATCACAATATGATAGATAACATTCCTAAGGGGACCTTCTCCCATTTGCACAAGATGACTCGGTTAGATGTGACATCAAATAAATTGCAGAAGCTACCACCTGACCCTCTCTTTCAGCGAGCTCAGGTACTAGCAACCTCAGGAATCATAAGCCCATCTACTTTTGCATTAAGTTTTGGTGGAAACCCCTTGcattgcaattgtgaattgttgTGGTTGAGGCGTCTGTCCAGAGAAGATGACTTAGAGACCTGTGCTTCTCCTCCACTTTTAACTGGCCGCTACTTTTGGTCAATTCCTGAAGAAGAGTTTTTGTGTGAGCCTCCTCTCATTACTCGTCATACACATGAGATGAGAGTCCTGGAGGGACAAAGGGCAACACTGAGGTGCAAAGCCAGGGGAGACCCTGAGCCTGCAATTCACTGGATTTCTCCTGAAGGGAAGCTTATTTCAAATGCAACAAGATCTCTGGTGTATGATAACGGAACACTTGACATTCTTATCACAACTGTAAAGGATACAGGTGCTTTTACCTGCATTGCTTCCAATCCTGCTGGGGAAGCAACACAAATAGTGGATCTTCATATAATTAAGCTCCCTCACTTACTAAATAGTACAAACCATATCCATGAGCCTGATCCTGGTTCTTCAGATATCTCAACTTCTACCAAATCAGGTTCTAATACAAGCAGTAGTAATGGTGATACTAAATTGAGTCAAGATAAAATTGTGGTGGCAGAAGCTACATCATCAACGGCActacttaaatttaattttcaaagaaatatcCCCGGGATACGTATGTTTCAAATCCAGTACAATGGTACTTATGATGACACCCTTGTTTACAG AATGATACCTCCTACGAGCAAAACTTTTCTGGTCAATAATCTGGCTGCTGGAACTATGTATGACTTGTGTGTCTTGGCCATATATGATGATGGCATCACTTCCCTCACTGCCACAAGAGTCGTGGGTTGCATCCAGTTTACTACGGAACAGGATTATGTGCGTTGCCATTTCATGCAGTCCCAGTTTTTGGGAGGCaccatgattattattattggtgGAATCATTGTAGCATCTGTGTTGGTATTCATCATTATTCTGATGATCCGGTATAAGGTTTGCAACAATAATGGGCAACACAAGGTCACCAAGGTTAGCAATGTTTATTCTCAAACTAACGGGGCTCAAATACAAGGCTGTAGTGTAACGCTGCCCCAGTCCGTGTCCAAACAAGCTGTGGGACACGAAGAGAATGCCCAGTGTTGTAAAGCTGCCAGTGACAATGTGATTCAATCTTCAGAAACTTGTTCGAGTCAGGACTCCTCTACCACTACCTCTGCTTTGCCTCCTTCCTGGACTTCAAGCACTTCTGTGTcccaaaagcagaaaagaaagactGGCACAAAGCCAAGTACAGAACCACAGAATGAAGCCGTCACAAATGTTGAATCCCAAAACACTAACAGGAACAACTCAACTGCCTTGCAGTTAGCTAGCCGACCTCCCGATTCTGTCACAGAGGGGCCCACGTCTAAAAGAGCACATATAAAGCCAAGTAAGTTTATCACTTTGCCTGCTGAGAGATCCAGAGCAAGGCACAAGTACTCCCTCAATGGAGAATTAAAGGAATACTATTGTTATATTAACTCGCCGAGCACATGTGGACTGTTTCCTAAAAGAAGCATGTCTATGAATGTGATGTTTATTCAGTCTGACTGTTCTGATGGTCATAGTGGAAAGGCAACTCTCAAATTCTGA